In Sulfurihydrogenibium subterraneum DSM 15120, a single window of DNA contains:
- a CDS encoding uracil-DNA glycosylase — MELKNFLKVMKDMGFNEIILENNKADEKLKLLNQINQEIQNCTKCDLHKNRKQAVLGEGNPNSPIMFIGEAPGEEEDKQGRPFVGKAGQLLTKAIESAGYKRSDVYIANINKCRPPNNRTPTIEEQEACFPYLKRQIEIINPSVLCLLGATAYRGIFKRETKITKERGSILEYEGKKVYITYHPAYVLRNPREEAVFFEDIRKALEQAFIRK; from the coding sequence TTGGAGCTGAAAAACTTTTTAAAAGTAATGAAAGATATGGGTTTTAATGAAATTATTTTAGAAAATAACAAAGCTGACGAAAAACTCAAACTTTTAAACCAAATCAACCAAGAGATTCAAAACTGTACAAAATGCGATTTACACAAAAACAGAAAACAAGCAGTTTTAGGAGAGGGTAATCCAAACTCTCCGATTATGTTTATAGGAGAAGCTCCGGGAGAAGAAGAAGATAAACAAGGAAGACCGTTTGTAGGTAAAGCGGGGCAACTTCTAACAAAAGCAATAGAATCAGCAGGTTATAAACGAAGCGACGTTTACATTGCAAACATAAACAAATGCAGACCACCAAACAACCGAACCCCAACTATAGAAGAGCAAGAGGCATGCTTTCCATACCTTAAAAGACAGATAGAGATAATCAACCCTTCTGTTTTATGTTTACTTGGCGCAACTGCTTACAGAGGTATATTTAAAAGAGAGACAAAAATAACAAAAGAAAGGGGAAGCATATTAGAATACGAAGGCAAAAAAGTTTACATAACTTACCACCCCGCTTATGTGTTAAGAAATCCAAGAGAGGAAGCTGTATTTTTTGAAGATATAAGAAAGGCTTTAGAACAAGCTTTTATAAGAAAATAA
- a CDS encoding TatD family hydrolase: MVDTHCHLDMLPQKDIVESVKTLDYLLTIGCDKEEIKKGIELGNKYENVFVAIGYHPYDVGDLTDGDIEELERLAKENPKVIAIGECGLDFYRDKTLKEKQEYFFKKQIELAKKLRKPLIIHSRSADRETEKVLSQYDPFENGGIMHCFGGDERLMEFSLEAGFYISFAGNITYPKADNLRNILKKVPLDRLLLETDSPFLSPQKVRGTQNKPSNIYYTLEFASELLGIEKNKLERITDENFKRLFSLS; encoded by the coding sequence TTGGTAGATACTCACTGTCATCTTGACATGCTACCTCAGAAAGATATAGTAGAAAGTGTAAAAACTTTAGATTATCTACTTACAATCGGGTGTGATAAAGAAGAGATAAAAAAAGGAATAGAGTTAGGTAATAAATACGAAAACGTTTTTGTAGCGATAGGATATCATCCTTACGATGTAGGAGATTTAACTGACGGAGATATAGAAGAGTTAGAGAGATTAGCAAAAGAAAATCCTAAAGTTATAGCGATAGGTGAGTGTGGTTTAGATTTTTACAGAGATAAAACCTTAAAAGAAAAGCAAGAATACTTTTTTAAAAAACAGATAGAGCTTGCAAAAAAGTTAAGAAAACCCCTAATAATACACTCAAGAAGTGCAGATAGAGAGACAGAAAAAGTATTATCTCAGTATGATCCTTTTGAAAACGGAGGTATTATGCACTGTTTTGGAGGGGATGAGAGATTGATGGAGTTTTCTTTAGAAGCAGGGTTTTACATATCTTTTGCAGGGAATATAACTTACCCTAAAGCAGATAACCTTAGAAATATCCTAAAAAAAGTTCCATTAGATAGACTTTTGTTAGAGACAGATAGTCCATTTTTATCTCCTCAAAAAGTAAGGGGAACTCAAAACAAGCCTTCTAACATATACTATACTTTAGAGTTTGCTTCTGAGCTTTTAGGTATTGAAAAAAATAAGCTTGAAAGGATAACCGACGAAAACTTTAAACGGTTATTCAGCCTTAGTTAA
- the tilS gene encoding tRNA lysidine(34) synthetase TilS, giving the protein MIEKKFLKAIKDFSLIHPKDKVLIGFSGGPDSVVLSFLLKKFQEYFKIEKIALAHLNHSLREESDKDEEFCKNFGQKYGIPVFTKKVDVKAIAKKEKKSIEEAGREERYKFFKEIMEKENFNKLATAHHLSDLIETMFLWFVQGNKKGLKGFKPNEDSIVRPLYYVKKEEILEYCHKNNLSYVIDKSNFDKRYLRNKVRLDLIPIAKKINHSLEESLLRLSFFQSLDEEFLDSYSKDILQSVIKENYLDLNYLNNFHNAVKYRVITDWIYEKSGIYLSYQKILNILDLLKTKGTKTIHLEKDLQLIKEYDKLYLNHSQKVEKSDKEYKLKVGQSIFIEEYGISLTAFKPTKEDIEKMKKSKCIECFDIDSDEFILRFRKEGDRFLPFGMKSEKKLKDVFIDLKIPKNMRNSIPLLVFGDKILWIVGYKRSAYYPITENSKNPICFKVKEARSCS; this is encoded by the coding sequence ATGATAGAAAAAAAGTTCTTAAAAGCAATAAAAGATTTTTCTCTAATACATCCAAAAGACAAGGTCTTAATTGGGTTTTCTGGTGGTCCGGACTCAGTCGTCTTATCTTTTCTACTGAAAAAGTTCCAAGAATATTTCAAAATAGAGAAAATAGCCTTAGCCCATCTAAATCACAGCCTTAGAGAAGAGTCTGATAAAGATGAAGAGTTCTGTAAAAATTTTGGTCAAAAGTATGGTATTCCTGTTTTTACGAAAAAAGTAGATGTAAAAGCCATTGCAAAAAAAGAAAAAAAATCTATAGAAGAAGCTGGAAGAGAAGAAAGGTATAAATTTTTTAAAGAAATTATGGAAAAAGAAAATTTTAACAAGTTGGCAACAGCTCATCACTTATCAGACTTGATAGAAACTATGTTTTTATGGTTTGTTCAAGGAAATAAAAAAGGCTTAAAAGGATTTAAACCTAATGAAGATAGCATAGTTAGACCTCTTTACTACGTTAAAAAGGAAGAGATATTAGAGTATTGCCATAAAAATAATTTATCTTATGTAATTGACAAATCAAATTTTGATAAAAGATACTTAAGAAATAAAGTAAGATTAGACTTAATTCCAATTGCAAAAAAGATTAACCACAGCTTAGAAGAATCTCTGTTAAGATTATCTTTTTTTCAGTCTTTAGATGAAGAGTTTTTAGACAGTTATTCAAAAGATATTTTACAGTCTGTGATAAAAGAAAATTACTTAGATCTTAATTACTTAAATAATTTTCACAATGCTGTAAAGTATAGGGTAATTACAGATTGGATATACGAAAAATCAGGGATATATCTATCTTATCAAAAAATTTTGAATATTTTAGACTTGTTGAAAACCAAGGGAACTAAGACAATACATCTAGAAAAAGACCTTCAACTTATAAAAGAGTATGATAAACTTTATTTAAATCACTCTCAAAAGGTGGAAAAATCTGATAAAGAGTATAAATTAAAAGTTGGACAATCTATCTTTATAGAAGAATACGGAATAAGTTTAACTGCTTTTAAACCTACAAAAGAAGATATTGAAAAGATGAAAAAAAGTAAATGTATTGAATGTTTTGATATAGATTCAGATGAGTTTATATTAAGATTTAGAAAAGAAGGAGATAGATTTTTACCATTTGGAATGAAAAGTGAGAAAAAATTAAAGGATGTTTTTATTGATTTAAAAATTCCTAAAAATATGAGAAATTCTATACCACTTTTAGTTTTTGGTGATAAAATATTATGGATAGTGGGTTATAAAAGGTCAGCCTACTATCCAATAACCGAAAATTCAAAAAATCCTATATGTTTTAAAGTTAAGGAGGCACGAAGTTGCAGCTAA
- the ftsH gene encoding ATP-dependent zinc metalloprotease FtsH, with product MQLTRSLLIWFIIGAMMILAFNMFGARQISDSKVSFTDFMTMVNEKKVVEATVRGEELTAVTQDGKKVETVIPPGYSKLYDILSENGVQVKVVSTENSSWLMTLLISWLPILLFIGLWIFMMRQMSGGPNRAFSFAKSKGKLYLEERPNVKLDDVAGMDEVKEEVKEIIEYLKDPSRYQKLGGRAPKGILLYGDPGVGKTLLAKAIAGEANVPFISISGSDFVEMFVGVGAARVRDLFETAKKHAPCLIFIDEIDAVGRARTGVGFGGGHDEREQTLNQLLVELDGFDTNEGIIVIAATNRPDILDPALLRPGRFDRQISVPKPDVKGRYEILKVHINKKNIPLAEDVDLMTIAKGTPGFSGADLANLVNEAALLAARRKKEKVGMQELEDALDRIMMGLERKGMAITPKEKEKIAYHEVGHALVGVMLEEADPLHKVSIIPRGMALGVTVNLPEEDRHLYSKRDLMARMLQLFGGRAAEEVFYGKDGITTGAENDLMRATELAYRIVAAWGMSDEIGPINVPMSRSGSIFMGGQGIEISEETARKIDEEVNKILRESYQKAKNIVETYKDAVIAVVQLLLDKETITCEEMFAILKEYGVPVLNRCRKFENVNVITDSAAPDVPPAELSD from the coding sequence TTGCAGCTAACAAGGAGTTTATTAATCTGGTTTATAATCGGTGCAATGATGATACTTGCATTTAATATGTTTGGTGCAAGACAGATAAGTGATTCAAAGGTGTCTTTTACCGATTTTATGACAATGGTAAATGAGAAAAAAGTTGTTGAGGCTACAGTTAGGGGAGAAGAACTTACAGCAGTCACCCAAGACGGTAAAAAAGTTGAAACTGTGATTCCACCGGGTTATTCAAAGCTTTACGATATTTTATCTGAAAACGGAGTACAGGTCAAAGTTGTTTCTACAGAAAACAGCAGCTGGCTTATGACTTTACTTATATCTTGGCTTCCAATTCTACTCTTTATAGGACTTTGGATTTTTATGATGAGACAAATGTCTGGTGGCCCAAATAGAGCCTTTTCTTTTGCAAAGAGTAAAGGAAAACTTTATTTAGAAGAAAGACCAAATGTAAAGCTTGATGATGTTGCTGGAATGGATGAAGTAAAAGAAGAAGTAAAAGAAATCATAGAGTATTTAAAAGACCCTTCCAGGTATCAAAAGTTAGGCGGAAGAGCTCCTAAAGGTATTCTTCTTTATGGAGACCCGGGAGTAGGTAAAACATTACTTGCAAAAGCAATAGCAGGGGAAGCAAATGTTCCGTTTATTTCTATCTCAGGTTCTGACTTTGTTGAGATGTTTGTTGGAGTAGGAGCTGCAAGAGTTAGAGACCTTTTTGAAACAGCGAAAAAACATGCACCTTGTCTTATATTCATTGATGAGATAGATGCAGTAGGTAGAGCAAGAACAGGTGTTGGTTTTGGTGGTGGACACGATGAAAGAGAGCAAACCTTAAACCAATTACTTGTTGAGCTTGATGGTTTTGATACAAACGAAGGGATTATAGTTATTGCTGCAACCAACAGACCAGATATATTAGACCCAGCACTTTTAAGACCAGGAAGATTTGACAGACAGATATCTGTTCCAAAGCCTGATGTTAAGGGTAGATACGAAATCTTAAAAGTTCACATTAATAAAAAGAATATACCTTTAGCAGAAGATGTAGATTTAATGACTATAGCAAAAGGAACTCCTGGATTTTCAGGAGCTGACCTTGCAAATCTTGTAAATGAGGCTGCATTACTTGCTGCCAGAAGAAAGAAAGAAAAAGTAGGTATGCAAGAGTTAGAGGACGCTCTTGACAGGATAATGATGGGGTTAGAAAGAAAAGGAATGGCTATAACACCAAAAGAAAAAGAAAAAATAGCCTACCATGAAGTAGGACACGCATTAGTTGGAGTTATGTTAGAAGAAGCAGATCCACTACACAAAGTCTCTATCATACCAAGAGGAATGGCTCTTGGTGTAACTGTAAATCTTCCAGAAGAGGATAGACATCTTTATTCAAAGAGAGATTTAATGGCAAGAATGCTACAGCTTTTTGGTGGAAGAGCTGCAGAGGAAGTTTTCTACGGTAAAGATGGTATTACAACAGGAGCTGAAAACGATTTAATGAGAGCTACAGAGCTTGCTTACAGAATAGTTGCAGCTTGGGGTATGAGTGATGAAATAGGTCCTATAAATGTGCCAATGAGCAGAAGTGGAAGTATATTTATGGGTGGACAAGGCATAGAGATAAGTGAAGAAACTGCAAGGAAGATAGATGAAGAAGTTAACAAGATTTTAAGAGAATCTTATCAAAAAGCAAAAAATATAGTAGAAACTTATAAAGATGCTGTTATTGCAGTTGTTCAGCTTTTACTTGATAAAGAGACTATAACCTGTGAAGAGATGTTTGCAATCCTAAAAGAGTATGGTGTACCTGTGTTAAACAGATGTAGAAAGTTTGAAAATGTTAATGTTATAACAGATTCAGCAGCCCCAGATGTACCCCCAGCAGAGCTATCTGATTAA
- the rpsT gene encoding 30S ribosomal protein S20 produces MAKAVLSPKKLKHKRRVKKNVRVSERRRLENRYHVSRMKTAFKKFYETLKKEGKEAAEKLLPICQKLAYKAAAKGAIHKNEAARRVSRAAKRLKQVA; encoded by the coding sequence ATGGCAAAAGCTGTATTATCACCAAAAAAGTTAAAACACAAAAGAAGAGTAAAGAAAAACGTTAGAGTTTCGGAAAGAAGAAGACTTGAAAATAGATACCATGTCTCAAGAATGAAAACAGCATTTAAAAAGTTCTATGAAACGCTAAAGAAAGAAGGAAAAGAAGCTGCAGAGAAGCTATTACCAATTTGCCAAAAACTTGCATACAAAGCTGCTGCAAAAGGAGCTATCCACAAAAACGAAGCTGCAAGAAGAGTTTCAAGAGCTGCTAAAAGATTAAAACAAGTTGCATAA
- a CDS encoding glycogen synthase: protein MKVVFASSEIYPFAKTGGLADISGSLPKEIAKKGLKVFGFMPLYKSVDLEKHKIKSINVFIDVFLNGRNYTFEVYKLIDNVTFFFLKNDELFGRDYLYGTPEGDYPDNDIRFGAFSYAVMEFIRKEELNPDIIHVNDWQTSLIPVLTYYKYNWHNVRTVLTIHNLAYQGIFDKFAIERLNLGWDLFHMEALEFYDKVNFLKGGIVFSSAITTVSPTYAKEILKPEYGFGLDGLLRKYENKLYGIINGIDYNIWNPETDKHIYEKFCEYTIEKKLTNKKLFLKEFGLEEDKPLFVFIGRFAQQKGIDLIKDTIEELSKLPINLAILGSGDRGYNDFFESIKGKYENIFTKVGYDESISRKMYASGDFLLMPSLFEPCGLNQMIAMRYGTLVVARRTGGLNDTVKDISQPDGYGILFDNPDKHEFLNAINRAIDLYNNKQKFSDLQRKVMGFDFSIESTAQKYIKLYESIKYSREVIL, encoded by the coding sequence ATGAAAGTAGTGTTTGCATCAAGTGAAATTTATCCTTTTGCAAAAACGGGAGGATTGGCGGATATAAGCGGATCTTTGCCTAAAGAGATAGCAAAAAAGGGCTTAAAAGTCTTTGGCTTCATGCCACTTTACAAATCCGTTGACTTAGAAAAACATAAGATTAAGTCTATAAACGTTTTTATAGATGTTTTCTTAAATGGTAGAAATTACACTTTTGAAGTTTACAAACTGATAGATAACGTTACGTTTTTCTTTTTAAAAAACGATGAACTCTTTGGGAGAGATTATCTTTACGGAACTCCAGAAGGAGATTATCCAGACAATGATATACGATTTGGTGCTTTCTCATACGCAGTAATGGAGTTTATAAGAAAAGAAGAATTAAATCCAGACATAATACACGTCAACGACTGGCAAACATCATTAATACCTGTTCTAACTTACTACAAATACAACTGGCATAACGTTAGAACTGTACTTACAATCCATAACTTAGCATACCAAGGAATATTTGATAAATTTGCAATAGAAAGACTTAATCTTGGATGGGATTTATTCCATATGGAAGCTCTTGAGTTTTACGATAAAGTGAATTTTTTAAAAGGTGGAATAGTTTTTAGTAGTGCAATCACAACTGTAAGCCCTACTTACGCAAAAGAGATACTCAAGCCCGAATATGGATTTGGTTTAGACGGTTTGCTGAGGAAGTACGAAAATAAACTCTACGGAATAATAAATGGTATTGATTACAACATATGGAATCCAGAAACAGATAAGCATATATATGAAAAATTCTGTGAGTACACCATTGAAAAAAAACTTACAAATAAAAAGCTATTTTTAAAAGAATTTGGTTTAGAAGAAGATAAACCCTTGTTTGTCTTTATAGGAAGGTTTGCACAACAAAAAGGTATAGACCTGATAAAAGATACTATAGAAGAACTTTCTAAATTGCCTATAAATCTTGCTATATTAGGTAGTGGAGATAGAGGATACAACGACTTTTTTGAAAGTATTAAAGGAAAATATGAAAACATATTTACCAAAGTAGGATATGATGAATCTATAAGTAGAAAAATGTATGCAAGTGGAGACTTTCTTTTAATGCCTTCTTTGTTTGAACCCTGTGGTTTAAACCAGATGATAGCTATGAGATACGGAACTTTAGTAGTTGCCCGTAGAACAGGAGGTTTAAACGATACTGTAAAAGACATTTCCCAGCCTGACGGTTATGGAATACTTTTTGACAACCCAGACAAGCACGAATTTTTAAACGCTATAAATAGAGCCATAGACCTGTATAACAACAAACAGAAGTTTTCAGATCTCCAAAGAAAAGTTATGGGATTTGATTTTTCAATAGAAAGCACAGCACAGAAGTACATAAAACTGTATGAAAGCATAAAATACAGTAGAGAGGTTATTTTATGA
- a CDS encoding YihY/virulence factor BrkB family protein encodes MIKVLNGIFVPFFISLILAIKDYFNKNYSYHSSALSFYFFLSMFPLFIFVFSILSFIAFLKISEIYYIVYKLFPNVAENFLENVLKFYNTNLSTNLSLISILLSLYFGKDLFIAIQMAFHYIWELEYTPDRKKLFVSILALPFLVIIFIIFYLFKILLQFVDEIKNYLENFDVIFLKWLVVFVNFLYENIDTIFSLLNISEMFTFFIIVYLLFYFFIPITVEKRKLVLIIFFVSACLFIMRILFESVIIQFLSKNPLFLTVGSLFAFLVWVKLSFDIILIGQRILYYYSKHSEGRNPSE; translated from the coding sequence TTGATAAAGGTTTTAAATGGGATTTTCGTCCCATTTTTTATCTCTTTAATCTTAGCTATAAAAGATTACTTTAACAAAAATTATAGTTATCATAGTTCCGCGTTATCTTTTTATTTTTTTCTTTCTATGTTTCCACTGTTTATATTCGTTTTTTCAATTTTAAGTTTTATAGCTTTTTTAAAGATATCGGAAATTTACTATATCGTTTATAAACTGTTTCCTAATGTTGCTGAAAATTTTTTGGAAAATGTTTTAAAATTTTACAATACTAACTTATCTACTAATTTATCTTTAATCAGTATTCTTTTATCTCTTTATTTTGGGAAAGACCTGTTTATAGCAATTCAGATGGCTTTTCATTACATTTGGGAGTTGGAATATACTCCAGATAGAAAAAAGTTATTTGTTTCGATTTTGGCTTTGCCTTTTTTAGTAATTATTTTTATTATCTTTTATCTTTTTAAGATTTTACTACAGTTTGTAGATGAGATTAAAAATTATTTAGAAAATTTTGATGTTATTTTTTTAAAGTGGTTAGTTGTTTTTGTAAACTTTTTGTATGAAAACATAGACACTATTTTTAGTTTGTTAAATATATCTGAAATGTTTACTTTTTTTATTATAGTATATCTTCTGTTTTACTTTTTCATCCCAATAACAGTGGAAAAAAGGAAATTAGTTCTTATAATCTTTTTTGTTTCTGCGTGTTTATTTATAATGAGAATCTTGTTTGAAAGTGTGATTATTCAGTTTTTATCAAAAAATCCATTATTTTTAACTGTAGGTTCTTTATTTGCCTTTTTAGTATGGGTTAAGTTGTCGTTTGATATTATATTAATAGGTCAAAGGATACTTTACTATTATAGTAAACACTCGGAAGGTAGAAACCCTTCCGAGTAA
- a CDS encoding methionine adenosyltransferase — translation MANINVGILEFEKVSSQPVEIVERKGTGHPDTICDALAEELSIALSNLYREEFGAIMHHNVDKALLIGGVADPQFKGGKIVEPIEIYLTGRAIDEKGGKKLPVKELAVETAHKWLKENIPNLDIVNHVIIHPKLKPGSKDLVELFERFQLKGEIPLANDTSFGVGFAPFSDIETIVYELERALNNKDFKKDHPYVGEDIKIMGVRNKDNIRITIAMAFVDKYVNDIKDYIEKKEIVTNYAYSIAQRLTTKHVDIFINTADDIDNQSVYITVTGTSAEAGDDGQVGRGNRVNGLITPYRPMSLEAAAGKNPVSHIGKIYNTAAMDMAERIVAEIEEVEEAYCYLVSQIGKPITQPQVCDVKLRATCDINKIKDKVLKIAQEEIDKLPTTWQKFLNRHFRLY, via the coding sequence TTGGCAAATATCAACGTAGGTATTTTAGAGTTTGAAAAAGTATCTTCTCAGCCTGTTGAAATCGTTGAAAGAAAAGGAACAGGCCACCCTGATACTATCTGTGATGCATTAGCAGAAGAGCTTTCTATAGCTTTATCCAATCTCTATAGAGAAGAGTTTGGAGCAATTATGCACCATAACGTTGATAAAGCACTTTTAATAGGTGGTGTTGCAGACCCTCAGTTTAAAGGTGGAAAAATAGTAGAACCTATAGAGATATACCTAACAGGTAGAGCAATTGATGAAAAAGGTGGTAAAAAACTTCCTGTTAAGGAGCTTGCAGTAGAAACAGCTCACAAATGGTTAAAAGAAAACATCCCAAATTTAGATATTGTAAATCATGTAATCATTCATCCTAAGCTAAAACCTGGAAGTAAAGATCTTGTTGAGCTTTTTGAAAGATTCCAGTTAAAAGGTGAAATTCCTCTTGCTAACGATACTTCCTTTGGTGTTGGTTTTGCTCCTTTTTCTGATATTGAAACAATAGTTTACGAGCTTGAAAGAGCTTTAAACAATAAAGATTTCAAAAAAGACCATCCCTACGTTGGAGAAGATATTAAAATAATGGGTGTTAGAAATAAAGACAACATAAGAATTACAATAGCTATGGCTTTTGTTGATAAATACGTAAACGATATAAAAGATTACATAGAAAAGAAAGAAATTGTTACCAACTATGCTTATTCTATAGCTCAAAGATTAACAACAAAACACGTTGATATCTTTATAAACACAGCTGACGATATAGATAATCAATCCGTTTACATAACTGTAACAGGAACTTCAGCAGAAGCTGGAGATGATGGACAGGTAGGTAGAGGAAACAGGGTTAATGGACTTATCACACCTTACAGACCTATGAGCTTAGAAGCTGCAGCAGGTAAAAACCCTGTTAGCCACATTGGTAAGATTTATAATACAGCTGCAATGGATATGGCAGAAAGAATAGTAGCAGAGATTGAAGAAGTAGAAGAAGCATACTGCTATCTTGTAAGCCAGATAGGAAAACCTATAACCCAGCCTCAAGTTTGCGACGTAAAACTCAGAGCTACCTGTGATATCAACAAAATAAAAGACAAGGTTCTAAAGATAGCACAAGAAGAGATAGATAAATTACCAACTACTTGGCAGAAGTTCTTAAATAGACACTTTAGATTATATTAA
- a CDS encoding DUF4912 domain-containing protein: MNEIIKLSIQEDNLSSHILHTKDEVLKPQTQDYQIPVRFDITKIVILPVNPSKFYTYWFIKEDLKKQLENKTLRIKLFVENQEVLDIPVSNTDGEMYLFYHAPFKEVFCILCYLQDSKCIEIARSNVFVAPSDIISQGQEEVWYNKAKKEINTKPSIYKDEDFIQFGIYATKKHLNQTPTSK, translated from the coding sequence ATGAACGAAATAATAAAACTTAGTATTCAGGAAGATAACCTTTCAAGTCACATACTACACACAAAAGACGAAGTCTTAAAACCCCAAACCCAAGACTATCAAATTCCAGTAAGATTTGACATTACAAAGATAGTTATTCTCCCTGTGAACCCATCTAAATTTTACACCTATTGGTTTATAAAAGAAGACCTAAAAAAACAGCTTGAAAACAAAACTTTAAGAATAAAACTCTTTGTAGAAAATCAAGAAGTTTTAGACATTCCTGTATCAAACACAGACGGAGAGATGTATCTTTTTTACCACGCACCATTTAAAGAAGTTTTCTGTATTCTCTGCTACCTGCAAGATAGCAAGTGTATAGAAATAGCAAGGTCTAACGTGTTTGTTGCACCTTCTGATATTATCAGTCAAGGCCAAGAAGAAGTATGGTATAACAAAGCAAAAAAAGAAATCAACACAAAACCATCTATTTACAAAGATGAAGATTTTATCCAGTTTGGAATTTATGCCACCAAAAAACATTTAAACCAAACACCTACTTCAAAATAA